DNA from Mycobacteriales bacterium:
CGCTCGAAGCTGAGCTCCCAGGAGCGGCCTGCCAGAAACCCCGCCCGGAAGGCGTCCCCGACGCCGGTCGGGTCGACGATGGCCGCCGCGGGCACCACGGCCACGCGCAGCTCGTCGCGGCCGTGCTGCTCGATGCGCACCCCTTCGGCGCCCTGCGTGGTCACCCGGGTGCCGACTGCGGCGAGCACCTGCTCGGCCGACATGCCGGTCTTGGTCTCCAGCAGCGCGGCCTCGTAGGCGTTGCAGAACAGCATCTGCGCGCCGTCGAGCAGCGCCGAGATCTGCGCGCCGTCCAGCGAGGCGAGCTGCTGGGACGGGTCCGCGGCGAACGGCACGCCGTGCTCACGGCAGTACGCCGAATGGGCGAGCATCGCGTCGGGCGAGTTCGGGCTGATCAGGACCAGGTCCAGCGGGCCGACGCTGCCGAGATCGATCTCGGCGGACTCGCTCATCGCCCCGGGGTAGAACGACGCGATCTGGTTCTGGTCCTGGTCGGTCGTGCACACGAACCGGCCGGTACGACGGGTCGCCGAGACCCGGACGCCGGCGGTGTCCACGCCGTGGCGCTCCAGCCAAGCCTGGTAGTCGGCGAAGTCGTCCCCGACCGCACCGACGATCACCGGGCGCAGCCCGAGGACGCCCAATCCGAAGCAGATGTTGCCCGCGACCCCGCCGCGGCGTACCTCGAGGTCGTCGACGAGGAACGAGACCGAGATCGACGCCAGCTGGTCAGGCAGGATCTGCTCGGCGAACCTGCCGGCGTAGGTCATCAGGTGGTCGGTGGCGATGGATCCGCTGACGGCGATGCGCATGGTGGGCCAAACTACCGACCAGTAAGGCTTTTGCTACTCACGGGTCACCCTTACGGTCCGGGTCATGACGCCCCGTCACGCCGCCCTCGAAGCGGGTACCGGCACTCTGGCCGACCTGATCGCTGACGCGCGGGCGATCCCCGCCGCGGCGTACGGGGTGTCCAAGTCAGCGACGAAGCAGGTCATCGACCTCACCG
Protein-coding regions in this window:
- a CDS encoding carbohydrate kinase family protein, producing the protein MRIAVSGSIATDHLMTYAGRFAEQILPDQLASISVSFLVDDLEVRRGGVAGNICFGLGVLGLRPVIVGAVGDDFADYQAWLERHGVDTAGVRVSATRRTGRFVCTTDQDQNQIASFYPGAMSESAEIDLGSVGPLDLVLISPNSPDAMLAHSAYCREHGVPFAADPSQQLASLDGAQISALLDGAQMLFCNAYEAALLETKTGMSAEQVLAAVGTRVTTQGAEGVRIEQHGRDELRVAVVPAAAIVDPTGVGDAFRAGFLAGRSWELSFERSAQLGSLLATLCLESVGPQEYTLDAAAARSRLEAAYGADAAAEIAAKL